A genome region from Vicinamibacterales bacterium includes the following:
- a CDS encoding sigma 54-interacting transcriptional regulator encodes MASSLERPAASTQNGGVMVRGWCRSSERRRGIWTILSAVAAALPGCSEARHLRQRFEWELRDLLQAREVELRDGCAMARPPDSTLSIDVTAGDFTLGAIDAEFEPGRAFDEWERELIESARELAALVLIIDRVQRAGTLGVVTSASRADGAAPIVGSSAGIRAVRARIERVAPTGFTILIQGESGVGKELVARQIHDLSPRRGGPFIPVNCAAIVETLLEAELFGIEDRTATGVRGRRGKFEAAHGGTLFLDEVADLSQSAQAKLLRAIQEMSVERVGGAEPRQVDTRIIAATNSGLSDLVARGRFRMDLFYRLNGVEIDVPPLRQRPGDILELADYFLERHRDFRRLRLSQAASDALLAYRWPGNVRELERVIERAVALADSDQLQLDDLPPALLDGYVPALIPSFQRYDSMRAWGSRYARLVLERCQQNKRQACRELGISYHTLQAYLRFTPELGAGSPPAKKTGAGRAGAPQRCAPESRSEGVPW; translated from the coding sequence TGCGCGGGTGGTGTCGGTCTTCCGAGCGGCGGCGCGGAATCTGGACGATTCTGTCGGCGGTGGCCGCCGCGCTGCCGGGCTGCAGCGAAGCGCGCCACCTGCGCCAGCGATTCGAGTGGGAGCTGCGCGATCTGCTGCAGGCCAGGGAGGTCGAGCTGCGCGACGGCTGCGCGATGGCACGGCCTCCGGACTCGACGCTGTCGATCGACGTCACGGCGGGGGATTTCACGCTCGGCGCGATCGACGCCGAATTCGAGCCTGGGCGCGCCTTCGACGAGTGGGAGCGCGAACTGATCGAATCGGCGCGCGAGCTCGCCGCGCTGGTGCTGATCATCGATCGCGTACAGCGCGCCGGCACCCTTGGTGTCGTCACCTCCGCATCGCGAGCCGACGGCGCGGCGCCGATCGTCGGGTCGTCCGCCGGCATCCGTGCCGTGCGCGCTCGCATCGAGCGTGTGGCGCCGACCGGATTCACCATCCTGATTCAGGGCGAGAGCGGCGTCGGCAAGGAGCTGGTCGCGCGCCAGATCCACGATCTCTCGCCGCGGCGCGGCGGTCCCTTCATTCCGGTCAACTGCGCCGCGATCGTCGAGACCCTGCTCGAGGCGGAGCTGTTCGGGATCGAGGATCGGACGGCGACCGGCGTCCGCGGGCGCCGGGGGAAGTTCGAGGCCGCGCACGGCGGCACCTTGTTCCTGGACGAAGTGGCCGACCTCTCGCAGTCGGCGCAGGCCAAGCTGCTGCGCGCGATCCAGGAAATGTCGGTCGAGCGCGTGGGCGGGGCGGAGCCCCGCCAGGTCGATACGCGGATCATCGCGGCGACCAACAGCGGGCTGTCCGACCTGGTCGCCCGCGGCCGCTTCCGGATGGATCTGTTCTACCGGTTGAACGGTGTCGAGATCGACGTGCCGCCGTTGCGCCAGCGTCCGGGAGACATCCTGGAGCTGGCGGACTACTTCCTCGAGCGGCACCGCGACTTCCGCCGTCTGCGTCTGTCTCAAGCCGCGTCAGACGCGCTGCTCGCGTACCGCTGGCCGGGCAACGTTCGCGAGCTGGAGCGCGTGATCGAGCGTGCCGTGGCGCTGGCCGATTCGGATCAGTTGCAGCTCGACGATCTGCCGCCCGCGCTGCTCGACGGCTACGTGCCTGCGCTGATTCCCTCGTTTCAGCGCTACGACTCGATGCGTGCGTGGGGGAGCCGGTACGCGCGGCTGGTGCTGGAGCGCTGTCAGCAGAACAAGCGTCAGGCCTGCCGCGAGCTGGGCATCTCGTATCACACGCTGCAGGCATATCTGCGGTTCACACCGGAACTCGGGGCCGGGTCGCCTCCGGCAAAAAAGACCGGCGCAGGCAGGGCGGGTGCTCCGCAGAGGTGCGCGCCAGAGTCTCGATCGGAAGGAGTGCCATGGTGA